One Streptomyces sp. ML-6 genomic region harbors:
- the hisF gene encoding imidazole glycerol phosphate synthase subunit HisF: protein MSLAVRVIPCLDVDNGRVVKGVNFQNLRDAGDPVEMAKLYDAEGADELTFLDITASSGDRETTYDVVRRTAEQVFIPLTVGGGVRTAEDVDKLLRAGADKVGVNTAAIARSDLVREIAERFGRQVLVLSVDARRTPDGSFEVTTHGGRRGTGMDAVEWAHRAAELGAGEILLNSMDADGTKDGYDTEMITAVRKHVTVPVIASGGAGRLAHFAPAIAAGADAVLAASVFHFGDLRISEVKDALREAGHPVR from the coding sequence ATGAGCCTCGCGGTACGCGTCATCCCCTGCCTGGACGTCGACAACGGCCGGGTCGTCAAGGGCGTCAACTTCCAGAACCTGCGCGACGCGGGCGACCCCGTCGAGATGGCGAAGCTGTACGACGCCGAGGGCGCCGACGAGCTGACCTTCCTGGACATCACCGCCTCCAGCGGCGACCGGGAGACCACCTACGACGTGGTGCGCCGCACCGCCGAGCAGGTCTTCATCCCGCTGACGGTCGGCGGCGGCGTCCGCACCGCCGAGGACGTCGACAAGCTGCTGCGGGCCGGCGCGGACAAGGTCGGCGTCAACACCGCCGCCATCGCCCGCTCCGACCTCGTCCGGGAGATCGCCGAGCGCTTCGGCCGCCAGGTCCTGGTGCTCTCGGTGGACGCCCGGCGCACCCCCGACGGCAGCTTCGAGGTCACCACGCACGGCGGCCGCAGGGGCACCGGCATGGACGCCGTCGAATGGGCGCACCGCGCCGCCGAGCTGGGCGCGGGCGAGATCCTGCTCAACTCGATGGACGCGGACGGCACCAAGGACGGCTACGACACCGAGATGATCACGGCGGTCCGCAAGCACGTGACCGTCCCCGTCATCGCCTCCGGCGGCGCGGGCCGGCTCGCCCACTTCGCGCCCGCCATCGCGGCGGGGGCCGACGCGGTGCTCGCCGCCTCCGTCTTCCACTTCGGCGATCTGCGGATCTCCGAGGTCAAGGACGCGCTCAGGGAGGCCGGCCACCCGGTCCGCTGA
- the hisI gene encoding phosphoribosyl-AMP cyclohydrolase, with protein MTSEPTPSTPPPSGNLDPAIAARLKRGADGLVPAIAQQYDTGEVLMLGWMDDEALHRTLTTGRCTYWSRSRQEYWAKGDTSGHIQQVKSVALDCDADTVLVKVDQTGAACHTGDRTCFDADVLPLAQ; from the coding sequence ATGACCAGCGAGCCCACGCCCAGCACCCCGCCGCCGTCCGGCAACCTCGACCCGGCCATCGCGGCCCGCCTCAAGCGCGGCGCCGACGGACTCGTCCCGGCCATCGCCCAGCAGTACGACACCGGCGAGGTGCTGATGCTCGGCTGGATGGACGACGAGGCCCTGCACCGCACCCTCACCACCGGCCGGTGCACCTACTGGTCCCGCAGCCGGCAGGAGTACTGGGCCAAGGGCGACACCTCGGGCCACATCCAGCAGGTCAAGTCCGTCGCCCTCGACTGCGACGCCGACACCGTCCTCGTCAAGGTCGACCAGACGGGTGCCGCCTGCCACACCGGCGACCGCACCTGCTTCGACGCCGACGTCCTCCCACTCGCGCAGTAG
- a CDS encoding MFS transporter, whose protein sequence is MTVTDTATPLPTAGRPAHRDANVLRWLGAHTASVIGDSVYYMALAWAAARTGSETQTGLVLAAGSIPRAALMLGGGVLADRIGPRRVVIGSDAARCLVVLGLAGALLLTAPALWLLIAVALVFGVVDALFLPAVGALPPRITTEDQLARVQGLRGLSVRTANVVGAPLGGVAVALGGPALAFAAAGVLFAVSLPLLLSLRIRPLPGGKDTKPSGTARQDLADGLRHIRRHPLLGPLVLVVAVTELGFSGPLNLGMVLLAGERGWGASGMGWIVAAFGTGAGASALLLAVRGRVPRAGLVMCLTVLAAAVAVGALAHVPSVPLAVAVALCVGLFAGLGGALCGALIQTVTEPAYLGRVTSVTTLFTHAIAPLGYPVTGAAVAVWGTGPVFVVSAAVCAAGGVTGLALTRLRRAELPG, encoded by the coding sequence ATGACCGTCACCGACACCGCAACGCCCTTACCGACCGCCGGACGCCCCGCCCACCGCGACGCCAACGTCCTGCGCTGGCTCGGCGCCCACACCGCGTCCGTGATCGGCGACAGCGTCTACTACATGGCACTCGCCTGGGCCGCCGCCCGCACCGGCAGCGAGACCCAGACCGGCCTCGTCCTGGCCGCCGGCTCCATACCCCGGGCCGCGCTGATGCTCGGCGGGGGAGTGCTCGCCGACCGGATCGGACCGCGCCGCGTCGTCATCGGCAGCGACGCCGCCCGCTGCCTGGTCGTCCTGGGCCTGGCGGGCGCGCTGCTGCTCACCGCCCCGGCCCTGTGGCTGCTGATCGCCGTCGCGCTCGTCTTCGGCGTGGTCGACGCCCTCTTCCTGCCCGCCGTCGGCGCCCTGCCACCCCGGATCACCACCGAGGACCAGCTGGCCCGCGTCCAGGGCCTGCGCGGGCTCTCCGTCCGCACCGCCAACGTCGTCGGCGCCCCGCTCGGCGGCGTCGCGGTGGCCCTCGGCGGCCCGGCGCTCGCCTTCGCCGCGGCCGGGGTGCTCTTCGCCGTGTCGCTGCCGCTGCTGCTGTCCCTGCGGATCAGGCCGCTGCCCGGCGGGAAGGACACCAAACCGTCCGGCACCGCCCGGCAGGACCTGGCCGACGGGCTGCGGCACATCCGCCGCCACCCGCTGCTCGGCCCGCTGGTCCTCGTCGTCGCCGTCACCGAACTGGGCTTCTCCGGACCGCTCAACCTCGGCATGGTCCTGCTCGCCGGGGAACGCGGCTGGGGCGCCTCCGGCATGGGCTGGATCGTCGCCGCGTTCGGGACCGGGGCCGGCGCCTCCGCCCTGCTGCTCGCCGTGCGCGGCCGGGTGCCGCGCGCCGGGCTGGTGATGTGCCTGACGGTCCTGGCCGCCGCGGTCGCCGTCGGCGCCCTGGCCCACGTCCCGTCGGTGCCCCTCGCCGTCGCGGTGGCCCTCTGCGTCGGGCTCTTCGCCGGCCTCGGCGGCGCCCTGTGCGGAGCCCTGATCCAGACCGTCACCGAACCCGCCTACCTCGGCCGGGTCACCTCGGTGACGACCCTGTTCACCCACGCGATCGCCCCGCTCGGCTACCCGGTCACGGGCGCGGCCGTCGCCGTCTGGGGGACCGGCCCGGTCTTCGTCGTCAGCGCCGCGGTGTGCGCGGCCGGCGGGGTGACCGGACTGGCCCTCACCCGGCTGCGCCGCGCGGAACTCCCGGGCTGA
- a CDS encoding helix-turn-helix domain-containing protein — protein sequence MASNESRRVSDLETLKAFGHPLRMKLYRALYVAGSATASQLADQVDEAVSLVSYHLRKLADHGLIEEAEQQGTDGRERWWQPASKGLTFHDEDFRDAPEKAATHAAINRLSFDQHIEMYRRYLDSSSNWPPEWRSAAFFSEYLARLTAEELADLGREMSELVNRYESLGRTRAEAGDTEGRENVALHLYGFPFRT from the coding sequence ATGGCAAGCAACGAATCGCGCCGCGTCTCGGACCTGGAGACCCTGAAGGCGTTCGGACACCCCCTGCGGATGAAGCTCTACCGGGCCCTCTACGTCGCGGGCAGCGCCACCGCCTCCCAGCTCGCCGACCAGGTCGACGAGGCGGTCTCCCTGGTCAGCTACCACCTGCGCAAGCTCGCCGACCACGGCCTGATCGAGGAGGCCGAGCAGCAGGGCACGGACGGCCGCGAACGCTGGTGGCAGCCCGCCTCCAAGGGGCTGACCTTCCACGACGAGGACTTCAGGGACGCCCCCGAGAAGGCCGCCACGCACGCCGCCATCAACCGGCTCTCCTTCGACCAGCACATCGAGATGTACCGCCGCTACCTCGACTCGTCGAGCAACTGGCCCCCCGAGTGGCGCAGCGCCGCGTTCTTCTCCGAGTACCTGGCCCGCCTCACCGCCGAGGAACTCGCAGACCTGGGCCGGGAGATGAGCGAGCTGGTCAACCGCTACGAGAGCCTCGGCCGCACCCGCGCCGAGGCCGGCGACACGGAAGGCCGCGAGAACGTCGCGCTGCACCTGTACGGATTCCCGTTCCGCACCTGA
- the priA gene encoding bifunctional 1-(5-phosphoribosyl)-5-((5-phosphoribosylamino)methylideneamino)imidazole-4-carboxamide isomerase/phosphoribosylanthranilate isomerase PriA, whose product MPKLELLPAVDVRDGQAVRLVHGESGSETSYGSPLEAALAWQRAGAEWLHLVDLDAAFGTGDNRALIAEVAGAMDIKVELSGGIRDDDSLAAALATGCRRVNLGTAALETPEWVAKVIAEHGDQIAVGLDVRGTTLRGRGWTRDGGDLYETLARLDSEGCARYVVTDIAKDGTLQGPNLELLKNVCAATDKPVVASGGVSSLDDLRAIASLVPEGVEGAIVGKALYAKAFTLEEALQVVSG is encoded by the coding sequence ATGCCGAAGCTTGAACTGCTCCCCGCCGTCGATGTCCGTGACGGACAGGCCGTCCGGCTCGTCCACGGCGAGTCCGGCTCCGAGACCTCCTACGGCTCCCCGCTGGAGGCCGCCCTCGCCTGGCAGCGCGCCGGCGCCGAGTGGCTGCACCTCGTCGACCTGGACGCCGCCTTCGGCACCGGTGACAACCGCGCGCTGATCGCCGAGGTGGCCGGTGCCATGGACATCAAGGTCGAACTCTCCGGCGGCATCCGCGACGACGACTCGCTCGCCGCGGCCCTCGCCACCGGCTGCCGCCGGGTCAACCTCGGCACCGCCGCCCTGGAGACCCCGGAATGGGTCGCCAAGGTCATCGCCGAGCACGGCGACCAGATCGCCGTCGGCCTCGACGTCCGCGGCACGACGCTGCGCGGCCGCGGCTGGACCCGTGACGGCGGCGACCTCTACGAGACGCTCGCCCGCCTCGACTCCGAGGGCTGCGCCCGCTACGTCGTCACCGACATCGCCAAGGACGGCACCCTCCAGGGCCCCAACCTGGAACTCCTGAAGAACGTCTGCGCCGCCACCGACAAGCCGGTCGTCGCCTCCGGCGGCGTCTCCTCGCTGGACGACCTGCGGGCCATCGCCTCGCTCGTCCCGGAGGGCGTCGAGGGCGCGATCGTCGGCAAGGCGCTGTACGCGAAGGCGTTCACCCTCGAAGAAGCCCTCCAGGTGGTCTCCGGATGA
- a CDS encoding RidA family protein, with product MSDSVNRVSSGAPWEERFGYSRAVELPNGLVLVSGCTSVENGQISAGGPYEQTVTSFKVALDALKQLGLGREDVVRTRMYVTHVRDTEEVGRAHKELFGEVRPAATMVVVAALVDPSLVVEVEVEAYRAGVR from the coding sequence ATGAGCGATTCCGTCAACCGGGTCTCCTCCGGCGCCCCCTGGGAGGAGCGGTTCGGCTACTCCCGCGCGGTGGAGCTGCCGAACGGGCTCGTCCTGGTCTCGGGCTGCACCTCGGTGGAGAACGGCCAGATCTCCGCGGGCGGCCCCTACGAGCAGACCGTCACCTCCTTCAAGGTCGCCCTCGACGCGCTGAAGCAGCTCGGCCTGGGCCGCGAGGACGTCGTCCGCACCCGGATGTACGTCACCCACGTCCGGGACACGGAGGAGGTCGGCCGGGCCCACAAGGAGCTCTTCGGCGAGGTCCGCCCCGCCGCGACGATGGTCGTCGTCGCCGCTCTGGTGGACCCGAGCCTGGTCGTCGAGGTCGAGGTCGAGGCATACCGGGCAGGTGTGCGATGA
- a CDS encoding TIGR03085 family metal-binding protein — protein MSTHAKRERLLLADLLEAAGPEAPTLCHGWTARDLAAHVVVRERRPDAAGGILVGVLKNRLERVQAEFAAKPYEELVQLIRTGPPRFSPYAVKQVDEAANTVEFYIHAEDVRRAQPDWSRRELDPVFADLLWSRTERTARLLGRKSPVGLVLRRPDGRTVVAHKGLPVVTVTGEPGELLLFAFGRQEAAAVGLEGDKEAVDRLGRAELGM, from the coding sequence ATGTCGACCCATGCGAAGCGTGAACGGCTTCTGCTCGCGGATCTGTTGGAGGCGGCGGGCCCGGAGGCCCCGACCCTGTGCCACGGCTGGACCGCCCGGGACCTGGCCGCCCATGTGGTGGTCCGGGAGCGCCGGCCGGACGCGGCGGGCGGGATACTGGTGGGCGTGCTGAAGAACCGGCTCGAACGGGTGCAGGCGGAGTTCGCCGCGAAGCCGTACGAGGAGCTGGTCCAGCTGATCCGCACCGGGCCGCCGCGGTTCTCCCCGTACGCCGTGAAGCAGGTCGACGAGGCCGCCAACACCGTGGAGTTCTACATCCACGCGGAGGACGTCCGCCGGGCCCAGCCGGACTGGTCGCGGCGGGAGCTGGACCCGGTCTTCGCCGATCTGCTGTGGTCGCGCACCGAGCGGACGGCCCGGCTGCTGGGCCGTAAGTCCCCGGTGGGGCTGGTGCTGCGCCGCCCCGACGGGCGGACGGTGGTGGCGCACAAGGGCCTCCCGGTGGTGACGGTCACCGGTGAGCCCGGTGAGCTGCTGCTCTTCGCGTTCGGGCGGCAGGAGGCCGCGGCGGTGGGGCTGGAGGGCGACAAGGAGGCGGTGGACCGGCTGGGCAGGGCCGAGCTGGGGATGTAG